In Prionailurus viverrinus isolate Anna chromosome D1, UM_Priviv_1.0, whole genome shotgun sequence, the DNA window GGCCACGAAGCCCAGGCAGCACCAGTTCATGAAGATTGTGTTGAACAGGGACCAGACGATGTGGTCGGGCACGGACGTCTCAGTCTGGATGTTGATCACGGTGGTGGCCATGGGAGCTGGGCTCTGGGGCCCCCCGAGTACCGCCACCTCATGCTCCTCCTTGAGCATCTCATAAGTTGGGGGGACACCAGTGTGGGTGCCAGGAAGGAAGGGCTGGGCATTGCGGTTCATGGTGCGAGACGGAGATGCTGCGGTCCGGATGCTGGGGCTGCTCAGGGCTCTCCCCTCCCGGGTAGTTTCGATTTCTTCAAAGATTTCCTTTTCATGGTGTTTGGGGAATTGGGAATTGGTTGGGCACTAGGAGGGCGTGACCAAGCGCTGGGTGTCAGGTTACGCCAGGGCGGGGCGGGAGGAAGGGCTGTGGTCTCAGGGGGGCTTCCTGTCCCCGGCTCTCACGTCGggtcctgtctctcctcccctacCACAGCCTCCGTCAGGGGTGTGTGGGCCCCGGGGACTTTTCCTCGGATGTGagtctccccaccctgcccccaccccagccccaagcCTGCCGCAGGCTGCCATATGGACTCCACACTGCAGCCCCCAGAGAGAGTCCCCGAAGCTCCAAAGCCCACACCTCAGCAGTCACAGGCCTCCTCTCTGTCTGGACTCTGTTGACTTTTCCTGGCTCTGAAGTCCACGTTCCAGCGGTGGGGcggcagggcggggggcgggggggcgctgGCAGGTCAGGACCCAGCAGCCTGTGTCGCCTGCCCTGGAGGGAGCCTCTAGCATCTCCCAAGGGTGCCGGAAACCAGGAGCCGGCTGTGGTGGGAGAAAGGAGGATCCGGGCCATTTGGCAGCTGCTGGGAGCACAGGGCCAGCTTTCCTGAAtgccccatccttcctccctccctcctgccccatcaTGTCACATAGGTGTTGTCTGGGGGGTCATGGTAGGAAGTCCCGGTCATCTTCTTCCACTGTCAGGCCCATGCCCCCCTTCTCAGGACAGACTCAGGTCAGCTTTGTCGCCAGGACACCGCTCTTTCTAAGAGTAAAGGGTCAAGTTGCTCT includes these proteins:
- the LOC125146827 gene encoding interferon-induced transmembrane protein 3-like — encoded protein: MNRNAQPFLPGTHTGVPPTYEMLKEEHEVAVLGGPQSPAPMATTVINIQTETSVPDHIVWSLFNTIFMNWCCLGFVAFAYSVKSRDRKMVGDVIGAQTYASTAKCLNIWALVLGLLLTLTFIILFFTGSLVVFQAISEMMKGYGGY